Part of the Aquimarina sp. TRL1 genome, TTGTTGATTCACAGGAGGAGAATACTTGTGATATTTGCGGGTTAAGTGTAAAATTTTTGCTAAAAATTAAGACAATTGATATAATTTTAGGTTAAATTTGGATAATTCTCACAAATTAAATTTGAAATTATGAAATTGTCATTACTCTTCACACGAAAGAGTGTTTCAGTTTTTGCAGTGCTGTGTATTGGATATACAGCCGGGGCTCAACAACTGAAGACACAAGCCGATCAGCAACCCATTACAAAGGGGCACTCGCTTTACAAAGCATCTAAACTTTATGACAGTAAATCCGGTCCTGTTGAAACAAAAATCTCCAGAGTAGGAGATAGAGCATTGGACAGGATGGAGTACGAATTCAATCTTTTAAAAAACCCTTACTCCGGAAAAATTCCAAAAGGAATCAAAGATTTAGAAATTGAATTCTCTAAGAAAATCAGTACCGGAGATGATTTTAAGAAATCTGCAGCTTCTATGAAAGGAAGTTTTTCGTATTGGAAAAATCGGGGACCTCATAATGTTGGAGGTAGAACAAGAGCATTAGCAATTGATGCGACGAATGAAAATGTAATTTTTGCAGGAGGGGTTTCTGGAGGACTTTGGCGTTCAACTAACGGAGGAACCACCTGGAAAAAAGTAACACGACCTAGACAATCCCCCAGTATTACCTGTATTGTTCAGGATCCAAGACCGAGAAAACAACATATTTGGTATTATGGGTCAGGAGAAAGATCAGGAAACTCAGCTTCTGGAGGAGGAGCGTTTTATGGAGGGAATGGAGTTTATAAGTCTATGAATGGAGGAAGAACCTGGAGATTACTTCAAGCTACAAATGATGGAGAAATTGGTTCTTTTTCTTCTTTTGATTTGATTAATTCTATTGCAGTAGACCCAACAAACGGAGATCTATATGTAGCAACCTTTGAAGGATTGCACCGTTCTCAGGATGGAGGAAGATCATTTGAAGAAGTGCTAGCAGGAGGTCGTGATAACCGAGTAGAAGTAACGATTTCTTCTACAGGAGTTATCTATGCAACCATCGATTCGGAAGGAGATCCAAACAAAGGATTTTTTACATCTACTGATGGGACAAACTGGACTGATATTACCCCAGAAACAATGCCGGAAACATATGGTAGAACTGTCATGGGGATTGACCCTTCTAATGAAAATACTGTTTACTTTTTCTCACAAACCCCAGCTGGAGCAGGAGAATTATTATTCAAATATGATGCAGGAGCAGGAAGCTGGACTGAGCTTACAGAAAACTTGCCAAATACCATTGGAGGAAGAGCAGGAAACCTGAACTTACAGGGAGGATATAATATGGTTGTAAAAGTACACCCTTCGAATTCTGATATGGTATTTGTAGGAGGAACAAATTTATACAGATCTGAAACAGGATTTACAACTCCTACAGGAAGAGAAGGATGGGTAGCAGGATATACCGCAGCTAGTGATAGTTATGCACTGTATCCAAACCAGCATCCAGATCAGCATGCCTTAGTATTCTATCCGTCGAACCCTGATAAAGTATTGACAGGAAATGATGGAGGAGTTTTTGTTACAGAAGATATAACAGCTACATCTGTAGATCCAGAAGCAGTAGTATGGACTTCATTAAATAACGGATATGTAACTACACAACCATATGCGTTTTCTTTTGATCCAGATGCTAATAGTGATGATATGTTAGCAGGATTTCAGGATAATGGAACCTGGTTTACGAATTCTACGAATCCAACAGAAGCATGGGCAGAAGATTTTGGAGGAGATGGATCTGTGAATGCAATAGCAGACGGAGGAAGAACCAGATATGTTTCTTCGCAATTCGGAAATGTATATCGACTTAATTTTGATGAAGCAGGAGAATATGAATCTTTTACGAGAGTACGTCCCGCAGGAGCAAATGGTCTTGGTTTTGTGGCTCCATTTATTTTGGATCCTAATAATGACAACATTATGTATATGCCTGCAGGAAATATTATCTGGAGAAATAATAATCTGGATGAGATCCCATTATTCTCTAATGCATTGGCAACGGTTAATTGGGTAAGTTTAGCGAATACTGCTGCAGGAGGAACGATCACTGCTCTTGGAGTTTCTAAATATCCAGTAGCAAATCGCCTGTACTATGGAACTAATAATGGGTTTATATACAGAATGGATAATGCTAATATCGATAATCAGGCAGTAGTAGATATCTCCAGTGGAAAAGGGTTACCTCCAGGGCATGTAAGCGATATTACAGTAGATCCATCTAATTCGGATCGATTAATCGTTTCATTTTCTAATTATGGGATACAAAGTTTATTCTTGTCAGATGATGCAGGAGAAACATGGGTGAATATTAGTGGTAATTTAGAGGAAAACCCTGATGGAACAGGAAATGGACCTTCTGTACGAGGAGCGGCATTCTTTGGTAGTAGCCAAGGGTTCTTTGGTACTAAAAGACAAAAAGTATTTGCAGCAACCAGTACAGGGTTATATTATGCAAATAGCTTAAGAGGAGAAAAGACACGATGGATTAAAGAGCCAATAGTTATCGGTAATGCGGTAATTCATCAAGTAAAAACAAGAAAAGATGGTTTTGTTGGTGTAGCTGCACATGGAAACGGACTATTTAGTGCCAGATTTCCTATGATTTTAAATCAGTTGCCAGAATCTACATTAAGCGTTGCATATTTATTACCAGATTTGGACGCAGATGTGAATAGCGAAGATACTGTAATTGATGTGGAAGGACTATTTACACAATCAGCAGGGAATGCTATTTCAATAGAGTTAACAAATTCGAATCCTGATTTAGTAACAGCTACCTTAAGTGGGAATACATTGACACTATCGTATGCAACTGATGGCGTAGGACAGGCATCTATAGGATTGATTGCTACTTCAGGAAAAGAAAAAGTAGCCGAAGGATTTACAGTAAGTGTAAGCAAGCCTGCTTTATATGAGCAGACTGCTGCAGCAATTAATTCAACCCCATCCCAATTATTCCTTGATTTTGGAGGATTGGCACAATCAGCTGATGATTTTGTCGTACCAGAAGGGTATACCTGGAAAGTAGACCGTGTATTAGCATTTGGAGGGGCGAATAATGCTCCGGAATTAACAAATGCGACAGTAGTTATTTATGCGGACAATGGTGGAGTACCAGGAGATGAGGTGTATAATAGTGGTGCACTGGCACCGATTTCAGAGCCTAATGATGCAAACCTGAATCTGTTACTTCCCGAAGAATTGGTATTGGAAAGTGGTAATTACTGGTTATCTGTATATGTAAATCTGACATTTAATCCTGGGGCTACTCAATGGTTCTGGTCTTCTCAGGAAGCAGGAATAGGAGCAGAGTCTCATTTTAAAGATGATTTGAATCTATTTGGAACAGGAGCAACTGACTGGACTTCTCTTTCAGTAGCTTTTGGAAAACCACAATTAGATCAGGTATTCCAGATTTACGGAATTATACAGGAGTCAGGAACTGCTGGAGTTGGACAAGAAGTAGCTAAGGATGAGGCGTTAGTAACATTGGATGCAGAATTAAAAACTGCGATCTGGCCTAACCCTTCTTACAATACATTTATGTTTAATTTCAGAGCGATGGGAGCTCAGAAAAAAGTATCTCTTCACGTATTTGATATTACAGGAAAAATGGTGCATGAAGCTTCTGATATTGATGTGAGATCTGAATATGTTTGGAATGCATCTGATAGACCTGCTGGATTCTATTTTGTGAAAATAGAAGGAGAAGGAATTAGTAAAAACCTAAAGCTTATCAAACGATAAGTAATATATAAGCTTTAAAATAAGAATCTAAAGATTGCCTGGGAATGATTTTTGTAATAATTCATTACAAAAAAGTTACCAGGCAATTTTTTTAATTTAAAAAAAAATAATTGATAAAAATATAGTGATGAGTAAGGTGTTATTTGTGCTTATATGTATCGGATGTATTTCTTGTAAATCACCAGGGATTGCACAAGAAAAAGATGTGAAAAAAGAAAAACCAGCTACGACAGTAAAGAAACCTCAATATATGGGAGAAGAGGAAGCCATTAATCCGGGAACCCTTCTTTTTACAGCGGAATTGATCAGCCTGTCAGAAAACAAAAAAGCAAATGCATGTGCCCAAAAGAATACGACAGTTGCAGTGGTCCGTGTGATTACTCTTATTGGAGCAGGAGCAGGGGTGACTCGTGTGGTAAACCCAGGAGAAGAAATAGCACTGGGAGTAAGTGCTGCATTTTATAAAACAAATAAGGGGGATACAAGTAGAAATAAATTGAAGATTCAGGTGTTGGAGGAAATCTGTTTCACCAATAATCAACCGGGATATAAGGTATTGCGAATTGAATAAAAAAACTTTCTTGCCTTTATAGAGAAAGAAAGCTGTTTAGCTACGCTAAGATAATGGTCAATCTGGGGAAAAGAATTAATAGAAAATGCCAATAGCTTTTTACTATTGGCAATAAGATTTCTTTAGTCTTTTATGTTTTCTATCGTTTTGTTTATAACATAACAGAGATCAGGTCTGAATAAAGGAAAAGGAGGAAGACCAATGGAGTTGCATTCTTTTGAATACCATTCGTTTAAATCGGTTAGTAGTTTTTCTTTTTGAGGGTAATTGAGAGGTTTTTTTCCTGTAATATAATCTCTCAAATCCCAATCGATGTATGTACTTTCATAGGCGTTTTGTATAAGAACACTGAGCTCTTCACAGGACATATTTTCGGCTAACTTTGGTATATGATTGATATCACTTATAGGATTGTCGTTGGAACATCTATCGGCATTTGCCGGCCAGTCTCGTAAATATTCGGCACACGGTAGGATTTTCCAGGTGATTACATCTTTAGTAAAGTGTGTTATCGGATCAGTGTTTCCAAGGGATGCATCTTCGAATCCGCAAATTCTGGGAGAGACTTTGTCTGGAGTTCCTGCTGCAATACCAGAGGTGATTAATTTTCCACTACTATCATACGTACATTGTTGTCCGGGAAATTTTTTTCCATCAGGAATCCATCGAACTTCTGTAGTTGCTCCATAGTGATAATCTTGATTGGCAGCACCGCAATCCTGCCATTGTCCAGGAGGGTTCAAAGTTTTCCCTAAAGAAGATGCATCAAAATAAAAACAAGGGCAATCAGGAAGATATTCATACCATTTTTGAGAGATAGTAAATACGCCACCTTCTGAGGAGGGTTGATTAGGATAATACCAATTTCCAGACAGTTCTTTTTCGTTAGAAAAAGGAACAGTATATTCTCCGTTTAATACGATATTGGATCCGCTTATTAGATGGGGTTCTGTCCAAAAGAGCATATTGTTTTTAAAATGCCCTTCCATCACTGTTACACTATTTCGTAAAGTTGGCCAATAGAGTTCTCCTGAAAAATGACAACCGTCAACATTTTTTACAATCATAATCATCGGGTATTTTCCATAGTTATACTGATGAAATTCTCCAATCCATTCTCCTTTTAAAAACTCCAGATCAATACAGTTTGTAGATACATCATCTTTTTGGCAAGCAAATATGGCTAATAGTAGAATGGATAAGACCAGGTAGGTTTTTTTTATCATGGTTTTCTTTTTTGTTCATTAGTAATAATCTTGCTATGGGATTACTGAGTAAAAACCAAAAATGATCTTAACTGGTTCCATGGTATTTT contains:
- a CDS encoding T9SS type A sorting domain-containing protein, producing MKLSLLFTRKSVSVFAVLCIGYTAGAQQLKTQADQQPITKGHSLYKASKLYDSKSGPVETKISRVGDRALDRMEYEFNLLKNPYSGKIPKGIKDLEIEFSKKISTGDDFKKSAASMKGSFSYWKNRGPHNVGGRTRALAIDATNENVIFAGGVSGGLWRSTNGGTTWKKVTRPRQSPSITCIVQDPRPRKQHIWYYGSGERSGNSASGGGAFYGGNGVYKSMNGGRTWRLLQATNDGEIGSFSSFDLINSIAVDPTNGDLYVATFEGLHRSQDGGRSFEEVLAGGRDNRVEVTISSTGVIYATIDSEGDPNKGFFTSTDGTNWTDITPETMPETYGRTVMGIDPSNENTVYFFSQTPAGAGELLFKYDAGAGSWTELTENLPNTIGGRAGNLNLQGGYNMVVKVHPSNSDMVFVGGTNLYRSETGFTTPTGREGWVAGYTAASDSYALYPNQHPDQHALVFYPSNPDKVLTGNDGGVFVTEDITATSVDPEAVVWTSLNNGYVTTQPYAFSFDPDANSDDMLAGFQDNGTWFTNSTNPTEAWAEDFGGDGSVNAIADGGRTRYVSSQFGNVYRLNFDEAGEYESFTRVRPAGANGLGFVAPFILDPNNDNIMYMPAGNIIWRNNNLDEIPLFSNALATVNWVSLANTAAGGTITALGVSKYPVANRLYYGTNNGFIYRMDNANIDNQAVVDISSGKGLPPGHVSDITVDPSNSDRLIVSFSNYGIQSLFLSDDAGETWVNISGNLEENPDGTGNGPSVRGAAFFGSSQGFFGTKRQKVFAATSTGLYYANSLRGEKTRWIKEPIVIGNAVIHQVKTRKDGFVGVAAHGNGLFSARFPMILNQLPESTLSVAYLLPDLDADVNSEDTVIDVEGLFTQSAGNAISIELTNSNPDLVTATLSGNTLTLSYATDGVGQASIGLIATSGKEKVAEGFTVSVSKPALYEQTAAAINSTPSQLFLDFGGLAQSADDFVVPEGYTWKVDRVLAFGGANNAPELTNATVVIYADNGGVPGDEVYNSGALAPISEPNDANLNLLLPEELVLESGNYWLSVYVNLTFNPGATQWFWSSQEAGIGAESHFKDDLNLFGTGATDWTSLSVAFGKPQLDQVFQIYGIIQESGTAGVGQEVAKDEALVTLDAELKTAIWPNPSYNTFMFNFRAMGAQKKVSLHVFDITGKMVHEASDIDVRSEYVWNASDRPAGFYFVKIEGEGISKNLKLIKR